From the genome of Halictus rubicundus isolate RS-2024b chromosome 2, iyHalRubi1_principal, whole genome shotgun sequence, one region includes:
- the LOC143365747 gene encoding E3 ubiquitin-protein ligase RNF10, which yields MEKNTKFSQSSAKGGPTDAKKTQDVTNNKLFPKTSRRREPTGTCSFSKYEQPRKCNVQKTKSFDKRPKPKGQYHGSAKEDTKVVQTEIAEHGSVVVQGSKKQNLNHLLNFHYEPREMQGGSGVWSHGKSTKGYTRNSNRWLPPVQRHKYNKEQFLQASCQFVVTANGNYSSYLTDPDTLVDWKLVEQIKIHSPENLSCPICLCTPVAGKMTRCGHVYCWPCILHYLSLSDKSWRKCPICYELIQKSDLKSVTEITQSMVNIGDIVTLRLMRRERGSLLAVPVGSVPQNPTNFFLATETISNEVYSKLLIANTDHVMNILECERVQLKLEMLDNPDSPENCYIEEALNELSKREELLNEIKSKSEADTTGQEEDSVTEDQQSVQHELEIHEKTNNVANEKEIKNDDEASSKIIESSNISQSTSGVQKFFYFYQADDGQHLYLHAMNVKMLEQQYGSLENSPHTIEGKLLEKEGGSITEDLRRRLRYLCHLPLTCQFELAEIDLKPPIVSQEVLTSFQDQLVLRQKRRQQREREERKREKKITEEQNKRMGKYPRPNVHIDSQRHFPQWQPELLFSEETVPSPSESTTASSIAGSPSMSTFDEIVRDRQTDNTAHEQGPSFAEMLRNTGTRLKSPVAWPSVASAQGKSNSIVSVQSFSSHNEEEEYASPPTYSQSFGDALAVALEQTKLLGGKKDGGRKKKKKGKSTLLFATTMAHTS from the exons ATGGAAAAGAACACAAAATTTTCGCAATCCTCGGCAAAGGGGGGTCCTACTGATGCAAAGAAAACTCAAG ATGTTACAAATAACAAGCTCTTCCCGAAGACCTCACGCCGACGTGAACCAACAGGTACTTGTAGTTTCTCAAAGTATGAACAACCAAGGAAGTGCAATGTACAGAAAACAAAAAGTTTTGATAAGAGACCAAAACCTAAAGGACAATATCATGGCAGTGCAAAGGAGGATACCAAG GTAGTGCAAACGGAAATAGCTGAGCATGGCTCAGTAGTGGTCCAAGGAAGTAAAAAGCAGAATTTGAATCACTTGCTGAATTTTCATTATGAACCACGTGAAATGCAAGGTGGTTCAGGTGTATGGAGTCATGGGAAATCTACAAAGGGTTACACGCGCAACAGTAATAGATGGCTTCCACCAGTCCAGCGACATAAGTACAACAAGGAACAGTTTCTACAAGCCAG CTGCCAATTTGTTGTAACTGCCAATGGGAATTATTCATCTTATCTGACTGATCCTGACACTCTAGTTGATTGGAAACTAGTAGAACAAATT AAAATCCATAGCCCTGAAAATTTGTCATGCCCCATTTGTTTGTGTACACCAGTTGCTGGAAAAATGACACGTTGTGGTCACGTTTATTGTTGGCCATGTATTCTCCATTATTTATCACTTTCTGACAAGTCTTGGCGCAAATGTCCGATTTGTTACGAATTAATTCAAAAATCCGATTTGAAAAG TGTCACTGAAATCACACAGAGCATGGTAAACATAGGAGATATCGTTACTTTACGTTTAATGCGTCGTGAGAGAGGATCATTGCTCGCGGTGCCGGTTGGTTCTGTACCTCAAAATCCAACAAACTTTTTCCTCGCTACAGAGACCATAAGCAACGAGGTGTACTCAAAACTTCTTATAGCAAATACAGACCAC GTTATGAATATTCTCGAATGCGAACGAGTTCAATTAAAATTGGAAATGTTAGATAATCCTGATTCGCCAGAAAATTGCTACATCGAAGAAGCACTTAATGAACTTTCAAAAAGAGAAGAATTGTTAAATGAG ATAAAATCGAAATCAGAAGCGGATACAACAGGACAAGAAGAGGACAGTGTTACTGAAGACCAACAATCAGTTCAACACGAGTTAGAAATTCATGAAAAAACTAACAACGttgctaacgaaaaagaaataaaaaatgatgaTGAAGCATCTTCCAAAATAATAGAAAGTTCAAACATTTCGCAGTCGACTTCGGGCGTACAAAAATTCTTTTACTTCTATCAAG cgGATGACGGGCAACATTTGTATCTCCACGCAATGAATGTAAAAATGCTGGAACAGCAGTACGGTAGTCTTGAAAATTCTCCTCATACAATAGAAGGAAAGCTCTTGGAGAAAGAAGGTGGAAGTATCACCGAAGATCTAAGACGTAGATTGAGATATCTGTGTCATTTGCCACTTACTTGCCAATTTGAACTAGCAGAAATCGACTTAAAACCGCCGATTGTATCACAGGAGGTTCTTACATCGTTTCAAG ACCAATTGGTGCTGAGACAGAAACGCCGACAACAACGAgaacgagaagaaagaaaaagagagaagaaaatCACAGAGGAGCAAAACAAGCGAATGGGAAAATATCCAAGGCCAAATGTGCACATCGATTCACAAAGACATTTTCCTCAGTGGCAACCAGAATTGTTATTTTCTGA GGAAACTGTTCCATCGCCATCGGAATCAACAACAGCTTCGAGCATAGCTGGCAGTCCGTCAATGAGTACGTTCGATGAAATTGTTCGCGACAGACAAACCGACAATACCGCACATGAACAGGGACCATCGTTCGCGGAAATGTTACGAAATACCGGCACGCGCCTAAAATCACCAGTAGCGTGGCCATCTGTAGCTTCTGCTCAGGGAAAGTCGAATTCGATTGTGTCTGTTCAGTCGTTCTCGAGTCATAACGAGGAAGAAGAGTACGCTTCGCCACCAACGTACAGTCAAAGTTTTGGCGATGCTTTGGCAGTCGCTTTAGAACAAACAAAGTTACTAG gGGGCAAAAAGGATGgtggaagaaaaaagaagaagaaagggaaATCGACTCTATTGTTCGCAACTACTATGGCACACACATCTTAA